One window from the genome of Marinobacter sp. es.048 encodes:
- a CDS encoding response regulator transcription factor, whose product MRILLIEDDHLLANTMLGMLRDEQNTVDWLDDGQQALNALLNDSFDLAILDLTLPRVDGLDIVKKVRKQGIETPVIILTARGELDEKLQGLNAGADDYLTKPFAMAELRARIRAVTRRGASVRTGGLQVGRLTLDPDSGQLRLGSETVALPRSEFQILHYLMRHPDQVATRRRLEEQLYGWEQGAESNALEVHVHHLRRRVGKQTIRTVRGVGYMLDSKAAAEASSE is encoded by the coding sequence ATGCGAATATTGCTGATTGAAGACGATCATCTGCTGGCCAACACCATGCTCGGTATGTTGCGCGACGAACAGAACACCGTTGACTGGCTGGATGATGGCCAGCAGGCGCTCAATGCACTCCTGAACGACAGCTTCGATCTGGCCATTCTGGACCTGACGCTGCCCCGGGTGGACGGGCTGGATATTGTGAAAAAGGTTCGCAAACAGGGTATTGAGACGCCGGTCATCATCCTCACAGCTCGCGGAGAACTGGACGAAAAACTGCAAGGCCTGAATGCAGGCGCCGACGACTACCTGACCAAACCCTTTGCCATGGCGGAACTGAGAGCCCGAATCCGGGCCGTTACGCGGCGCGGCGCAAGTGTCCGGACAGGCGGTTTGCAGGTGGGCAGACTGACGCTGGATCCGGATTCAGGCCAGCTCAGACTGGGGAGCGAAACGGTGGCCCTCCCGCGCAGCGAATTCCAGATTCTGCACTACCTGATGCGCCACCCGGACCAGGTGGCGACCCGCCGTCGGCTGGAAGAACAGCTGTATGGCTGGGAACAGGGCGCAGAAAGCAATGCCCTTGAGGTGCATGTCCATCATCTGCGCCGGCGCGTTGGCAAACAGACCATCCGCACCGTCCGTGGCGTTGGCTACATGCTGGACAGCAAAGCCGCGGCAGAGGCGTCTTCCGAATGA
- a CDS encoding ATP-binding protein, with translation MSLTRKLILLITSTVFFITLIAAGWGFYVSDHQLEELFDAELAQSTRIVQGLVEHLSSTQSMEQISHTLEKTLQLPDSVYQGDEEENEILPGGAGHKYERKLAFEVWSPDREPILDTLRANDSRGLERGFGWQEVAGYQWRTFTLEDPATGFWIRTAQREDVRDELSQEIALGNVLPFLIVLPVLALAVLVSIQVGFQPLRKLEKPVRNMAPENIHPLDDRQAPREVAGLVQAVNGLLRRLNQALERERRFSADAAHELRTPLTALRLNLEKVYENDPEQYGDLIQSVDRMVHLVEQMLLLNRVDSGADFTPEYHNLSAIVEQSIADVAPLALKKDIDPVLQDDAGQALVSCHSVLINTLMRSLLANAIQYSPEHTTIETYLTPSGEGYHITVCDQGPGIPAEERERALSRFVRLDQRLGGGAGLGLAIARRIAELHGGQLTLGDRPDGNSGLCVSIWLPARDISALKQV, from the coding sequence ATGAGCCTGACCCGAAAACTGATCCTTCTGATCACCAGCACGGTATTTTTCATTACCCTGATTGCCGCCGGGTGGGGCTTCTACGTCAGCGACCATCAACTGGAGGAGCTTTTCGATGCGGAGCTGGCCCAGAGCACCCGGATCGTCCAGGGCCTGGTTGAGCACCTTTCTTCCACACAGTCGATGGAACAGATCTCCCATACCCTGGAAAAGACCCTCCAGCTGCCAGACAGCGTGTACCAGGGAGACGAGGAGGAGAATGAAATCCTGCCCGGCGGCGCCGGCCACAAATACGAGCGGAAGCTGGCCTTTGAGGTCTGGTCGCCCGACCGGGAGCCGATCCTGGATACCCTCCGTGCCAACGATTCCCGGGGTCTGGAACGTGGCTTTGGCTGGCAGGAAGTGGCTGGATATCAATGGCGAACCTTTACCCTTGAAGATCCGGCAACCGGCTTCTGGATCCGCACCGCCCAGCGCGAGGATGTGAGGGACGAACTCAGCCAGGAAATTGCCCTGGGCAACGTATTGCCTTTCCTGATCGTGCTTCCCGTGCTCGCTCTTGCGGTGCTCGTGTCCATCCAGGTGGGCTTCCAGCCATTGAGGAAGCTTGAAAAACCTGTACGCAACATGGCCCCGGAAAACATACACCCCCTGGACGACCGTCAGGCGCCCAGGGAGGTCGCCGGCCTGGTGCAGGCGGTGAACGGCCTGCTCAGACGCCTCAACCAGGCCCTGGAACGGGAAAGGCGGTTCTCTGCCGATGCCGCCCATGAACTGCGGACACCGCTGACCGCCCTGCGGCTGAACCTGGAAAAAGTCTACGAGAACGACCCGGAACAATACGGCGACCTGATCCAGTCGGTGGATCGGATGGTGCACCTGGTTGAACAGATGCTGCTGCTCAACCGCGTCGATTCCGGTGCAGATTTCACGCCGGAATACCACAACCTGTCTGCCATCGTGGAACAGAGCATTGCCGATGTGGCACCGCTGGCCCTGAAAAAAGACATCGACCCAGTTCTTCAGGACGATGCCGGTCAGGCTCTGGTTTCCTGCCACAGCGTCCTGATCAACACCCTCATGCGCTCCCTGTTGGCGAACGCCATTCAGTACAGCCCTGAACACACCACCATAGAGACATACCTGACGCCTTCCGGAGAGGGGTACCACATCACCGTGTGCGACCAGGGCCCGGGTATACCCGCCGAGGAGCGCGAACGGGCCTTGAGCCGTTTTGTCCGACTGGACCAGCGGCTCGGTGGCGGGGCCGGTCTCGGGCTTGCCATCGCCCGGCGCATCGCGGAACTCCACGGTGGCCAACTCACCCTGGGCGACCGGCCGGATGGCAACTCGGGGTTATGCGTCAGCATCTGGCTCCCGGCCCGCGACATCTCTGCTCTCAAGCAGGTTTAA
- a CDS encoding glycosyltransferase family 2 protein yields MGQERTLSLVIPAKDEEANIVTLLTEAYGVMRDYHGFEMVLVDDGSTDRTLDTAVRTARALGGRLLTVRHERSIGQSGALASGIRQARGRLIVTMDGDGQNDPADIPAMLQKANTMRNPDFCIAGYRKNRKDTVWKRFQSRLANHVRDALLHDGVPDTGCGLKLFPRDTFLKLPWFDHGHRFIPALVRGIGGDIAIVEVNHRPRNAGASKYNAWNRTWAGILDLLGVLWLLHRTRVPVVSSAGQADPQASVAERS; encoded by the coding sequence ATGGGTCAGGAAAGAACTCTGTCGCTGGTTATCCCAGCCAAGGATGAAGAAGCCAACATCGTTACCCTGCTCACTGAGGCTTATGGGGTCATGCGTGACTATCACGGCTTTGAGATGGTGCTGGTGGATGATGGCAGCACCGACAGGACGCTGGACACCGCGGTGCGAACAGCCCGGGCCCTCGGTGGCCGGTTGTTAACCGTTCGCCATGAGCGCAGCATTGGTCAAAGCGGTGCCTTGGCATCGGGTATCCGGCAAGCCCGGGGCAGGCTGATCGTCACCATGGATGGCGATGGCCAGAACGACCCGGCCGACATTCCCGCCATGCTGCAGAAAGCCAACACCATGCGAAACCCGGATTTCTGTATTGCCGGCTATCGCAAGAATCGCAAGGACACCGTCTGGAAACGCTTCCAGTCACGCCTTGCCAATCACGTGCGGGATGCGCTGCTTCATGATGGCGTGCCCGATACCGGCTGCGGTCTCAAGCTGTTTCCCCGGGACACCTTTCTCAAACTGCCCTGGTTCGACCACGGACACCGTTTCATCCCGGCGCTGGTACGCGGAATCGGCGGTGACATCGCCATCGTCGAGGTCAACCACCGCCCACGCAACGCCGGCGCATCCAAATACAACGCCTGGAACCGCACCTGGGCCGGCATCCTGGACCTGCTCGGCGTGCTCTGGTTACTGCACCGCACCCGGGTTCCTGTTGTCAGCAGTGCTGGTCAGGCCGACCCACAGGCGTCGGTGGCGGAGCGCTCCTGA